A stretch of Linepithema humile isolate Giens D197 chromosome 3, Lhum_UNIL_v1.0, whole genome shotgun sequence DNA encodes these proteins:
- the LOC105674694 gene encoding uncharacterized protein isoform X2 — protein sequence MYITYYNWIYAKYKTSKIYETEAGPKHCRVYQVGGKVYLNHERSNQCLQMTKNTVWFCDDSNFLAYNRAKNGTIKKHQKIVKDNYTFIKSIAHCDDYIISGDEDGIIKRWKIKDENDFECLKIHNVDEPIKLIDATSQHIITSSENIIRIMKYDDKNGCTEEKKIFFGFDMKRPKYDPSQPYISVKSISFDPIGTKFAAGSYCPINYCQFLSSLLIYDIEKSYQVMDKKCEEYFRQLLWEDPHTILMCFDESIKKMDLRTSEFVRTWDSSKYVHSFCCSSDNMYTFMTGHFKCVLWDQRQSVAIQTYVENFDKITAIASLEFDSARMYAVTCIGLYELDFTGKDHFDHKEIKKIFGNFY from the exons atgtatattacatattacaactggatatatgcaaaatacaaaacaagtaaaatatatgaaacagAAGCAGGACCAAAACATTGTAGAGTATATCAAGTAGGAGGGAAAGTGTATTTAAATCATGAAAGAAGTAATCAATGCCTACAAATGACTAAAAATACGGTTTGGTTTTGTGATGATAGTAATTTTCTTGCTTATAATCGCGCAAAGAACGGTACCATTAAAAAGCATCAAAAGATTGTGAAAGataattacacttttattaaatctattgcTCATTGcgatgattatattataagtgGTGACGA AGATGGTATTATTAAACGCTGGAAAATTAAGGATGAAAATGATtttgaatgtttaaaaatacataacgTGGATGAACCAATTAAACTCATAGACGCAACATCGCAACACATTATAACTAGTTCTGAGAATATTATAAGG ATAATGAAATATGACGATAAAAATGGTTGTacggaagaaaagaaaatattttttggatTCGACATGAAACGACCTAAATACGATCCTTCTCAACCATATATTTCTGTGAAATCAATCTCATTTGATCCTATAGGAACAAAATTTGCTGCTGGTTCTTATTGTCCCATTAACtattgtcaatttttatcatcgCTTCTAATTTACGATATTGAAAAAAG TTATCAGGTAATGgataaaaaatgtgaagaaTATTTTCGCCAACTACTATGGGAGGATCCTCACACTATTCTCATGTGTTTTGatgaatctattaaaaaaatggatctaag AACATCCGAATTTGTACGTACATGGGATTCttctaaatatgtacattCATTTTGTTGCTCATCAGATAATATGTACACTTTTATGACAGGGCATTTTAAATGTGTTCTATGGGATCAGAGACAGAGTGTTGCCATTCAA acgtATGTGGAAAACTTTGACAAGATTACAGCTATAGCTTCTCTAGAATTTGATAGTGCCCGTATGTATGCTGTTACATGCATAGGTCTTTATGAATTGGACTTCACGGGAAAAGACCACTTTGatcacaaagaaataaaaaagatatttggcaatttttattaa
- the stau gene encoding double-stranded RNA-binding protein Staufen homolog 2 isoform X1: protein MLRHQHHTMQNQLRDHNRMAGPMRPMQQTNMPQLHQPQHLLPHRNPHQQILSMAPHQQHMHHMQHPGPSHGNPRQPMMMSMNAHNTSNTMVSVSMKDQANTVSVTLQNVQQPQYQHQPQQQHQQPNNQQNQPTQQQQSQQQQQQLQQSQSQQQQSQHVSQQPNMEQPKAVTNDVNGESRDENSSNQNHANTTNPALANMKEKTPMCLLNELARFNRIQHQYRLTNEQGPAHKKRFTVTLKLGEEEYVAEGPSIKKAQHSAATEALTKTWYRQPPPKPTKAMRIGHLGKCPTGSGHLPPTVELNALAMKRGEPTVYSFRQAPPAALQHQFMPHGFGNFPRMYNPRLTYNRGVHTDLQGLYLVTLRVGEREFTGRGLTGQAARHDAASRALEQLRQLPLPEEVTSVNNATENGALSGIDDPNAELKSPVSLVHETALKRGLPVSFEVISESGKPHIRTFMTRCTVGDKVTMGEGSSKKVSKKRAAELMLEELKRLPPLPATIQNRSMRVKRKPPATKKKSRNLIKVYQEPRSESEASEEVNPVSRLVQIQQAKREREPIYNLIDEKGAPRRREFVMEVTMGQHSAQGIGPNKKLAKRAAAEALLAHLGYSKPSPQPAKPSIKTGESENTESKPRKVTFLEDEQVNDTQSHSVGGTIGRQLVPGLLLVDGGQESKLGNGPSVQIVAEELRGQQQNTAGVSPRDQLHYLSQLFHFSVEFSDFPKGVSMNKEYLSLVSLSTDPPQVCHGNGATIAQSRDQAALRALRTLSKLGLDNASNAAQVKKDKGASGDGIHISIQVKNNIMDGAIDK from the exons ATGTTACGCCACCAACATCACACAATGCAAAATCAGCTTCGAGATCATAATAG GATGGCAGGACCGATGCGGCCTATGCAACAGACTAATATGCCCCAGCTACATCAGCCACAGCATTTGCTGCCGCATCGCAATCCACATCAACAGATATTGTCTATGGCCCCACATCAACAGCATATGCATCACATGCAGCACCCTGGTCCCTCACATGGAAATCCGAGACAGCCAATGATGATGAGCATGAATGCGCACAATACAAGTA atACCATGGTTAGCGTTAGCATGAAAGATCAAGCAAATACAGTCTCTGTGACTCTTCAGAACGTGCAGCAGCCTCAATATCAGCATCAACCGCAACAGCAGCATCAGCAACCGAACAATCAGCAGAATCAACCTACTCAGCAGCAGCAGtcgcagcaacagcagcaacaattACAGCAATCGCAGTCGCAACAACAACAATCGCAACACGTGTCGCAACAACCAAACATGGAACAACCAAAAGCGGTAACAAACGATGTCAACGGAGAGTCGAGAGACGAGAATTCGTCAAATCAGAATCATGCCAACACGACTAATCCAGCTTTGGCAAacatgaaagaaaaaacaCCTATGTGTTTATTGAACGAGTTGGCGAGATTCAATAGAATTCAGCATCAATATAGACTGACCAACGAACAGGGACCGGCGCACAAAAAGAGATTCACGGTGACGCTGAAACTCGGCGAAGAGGAATACGTCGCGGAAGGTCCCAGCATAAAGAAGGCACAACATAGCGCAGCGACCGAAGCGTTAACAAAGACTTGGTACCGTCAGCCTCCGCCTAAACCGACTAAGGCTATGAGAATCGGGCATCTGGGCAAATGTCCAACGGGTTCTG GACATTTACCACCCACCGTCGAATTGAACGCACTAGCGATGAAACGAGGCGAACCGACTGTTTATTCATTTCGACAAGCTCCACCGGCCGCATTGCAGCATCAATTTATGCCGCACGGTTTTGGTAACTTTCCGCGCATGTACAATCCACGACTCACGTATAATCGCGGGGTTCACACGGATCTTCAAGGACTGTATCTCGTCACTTTGAGGGTCGGCGAACGTGAGTTCACGGGTAGAGGCTTGACCGGGCAGGCGGCACGCCATGATGCGGCCAGTAGAGCTTTGGAGCAACTGCGTCAGTTGCCGCTTCCGGAAGAGGTCACGAGTGTCAATAATGCTACCGAGAACGGTGCGCTGAGCGGTATCGACGATCCGAACGCCGAGTTGAAGAGTCCGGTGTCTCTGGTTCACGAGACTGCTCTGAAGCGCGGATTGCCGGTCAGCTTTGAAGTGATATCCGAGAGCGGTAAACCTCATATAAGAACCTTCATGACGAGATGCACCGTCGGCGACAAGGTCACTATGGGAGAAGGATCTTCGAAAAAA GTGTCGAAGAAACGAGCTGCCGAGTTAATGTTAGAAGAACTGAAGCGTCTTCCTCCATTACCTGCCACCATACAGAATCGATCGATGCGGGTGAAGCGTAAACCACCGGCGACGAAGAAGAAATCCCGTAATTTAATCAAAGTTTATCAGGAGCCTCGTTCGGAAAGCGAAGCGTCGGAGGAAGTCAATCCGGTTTCTCGATTAGTTCAAATTCAGCAGGCCAAACGGGAGAGAGAGCCGATTTACAATCTGATAGACGAGAAGGGCGCGCCGAGACGCAGAGAATTCGTTATGGAGGTGACGATGGGCCAGCACTCCGCGCAAGGAATCGGACCTAACAAGAAATTGGCGAAAAGAGCCGCGGCCGAGGCTCTTTTGGCGCATTTAGGATACAGCAAGCCGTCGCCGCAACCCGCTAAACCGTCCATAAAGACGGGCGAGAGCGAGAACACGGAATCAAAACCCAGAAAAGTAACGTTTCTCGAGGACGAACAAGTGAACGACACTCAATCTCATTCGGTAGGAG GCACCATAGGTCGCCAGTTGGTACCTGGCCTCTTGCTGGTTGACGGAGGTCAAGAATCTAAACTGGGAAACGGACCCAGCGTACAAATAGTCGCTGAAGAGTTGCGCGGACAACAACAGAATACAGCCGGTGTTTCGCCCAGGGATCAATTGCACTATTTATCTCAGTTATTTCATTTCAGCGTAGAGTTCAGCGATTTCCCCAAG GGGGTGTCTATGAACAAGGAATATCTATCACTCGTGTCGCTAAGCACAGATCCACCGCAAGTTTGTCACGGTAATGGAGCGACAATAGCTCAGAGCCGCGATCAGGCGGCGTTAAGGGCGCTTCGTACTCTCAGTAAATTAGGACTCGACAATGCCTCGAATGCTGCGCAAGTGAAGAAAGACAAAGGTGCGTCAGGTGATGGAATCCACATTAGCATTCaggttaaaaataacattatggACGGAGCTATTGATAAGTAA
- the stau gene encoding double-stranded RNA-binding protein Staufen homolog 2 isoform X2 gives MAGPMRPMQQTNMPQLHQPQHLLPHRNPHQQILSMAPHQQHMHHMQHPGPSHGNPRQPMMMSMNAHNTSNTMVSVSMKDQANTVSVTLQNVQQPQYQHQPQQQHQQPNNQQNQPTQQQQSQQQQQQLQQSQSQQQQSQHVSQQPNMEQPKAVTNDVNGESRDENSSNQNHANTTNPALANMKEKTPMCLLNELARFNRIQHQYRLTNEQGPAHKKRFTVTLKLGEEEYVAEGPSIKKAQHSAATEALTKTWYRQPPPKPTKAMRIGHLGKCPTGSGHLPPTVELNALAMKRGEPTVYSFRQAPPAALQHQFMPHGFGNFPRMYNPRLTYNRGVHTDLQGLYLVTLRVGEREFTGRGLTGQAARHDAASRALEQLRQLPLPEEVTSVNNATENGALSGIDDPNAELKSPVSLVHETALKRGLPVSFEVISESGKPHIRTFMTRCTVGDKVTMGEGSSKKVSKKRAAELMLEELKRLPPLPATIQNRSMRVKRKPPATKKKSRNLIKVYQEPRSESEASEEVNPVSRLVQIQQAKREREPIYNLIDEKGAPRRREFVMEVTMGQHSAQGIGPNKKLAKRAAAEALLAHLGYSKPSPQPAKPSIKTGESENTESKPRKVTFLEDEQVNDTQSHSVGGTIGRQLVPGLLLVDGGQESKLGNGPSVQIVAEELRGQQQNTAGVSPRDQLHYLSQLFHFSVEFSDFPKGVSMNKEYLSLVSLSTDPPQVCHGNGATIAQSRDQAALRALRTLSKLGLDNASNAAQVKKDKGASGDGIHISIQVKNNIMDGAIDK, from the exons ATGGCAGGACCGATGCGGCCTATGCAACAGACTAATATGCCCCAGCTACATCAGCCACAGCATTTGCTGCCGCATCGCAATCCACATCAACAGATATTGTCTATGGCCCCACATCAACAGCATATGCATCACATGCAGCACCCTGGTCCCTCACATGGAAATCCGAGACAGCCAATGATGATGAGCATGAATGCGCACAATACAAGTA atACCATGGTTAGCGTTAGCATGAAAGATCAAGCAAATACAGTCTCTGTGACTCTTCAGAACGTGCAGCAGCCTCAATATCAGCATCAACCGCAACAGCAGCATCAGCAACCGAACAATCAGCAGAATCAACCTACTCAGCAGCAGCAGtcgcagcaacagcagcaacaattACAGCAATCGCAGTCGCAACAACAACAATCGCAACACGTGTCGCAACAACCAAACATGGAACAACCAAAAGCGGTAACAAACGATGTCAACGGAGAGTCGAGAGACGAGAATTCGTCAAATCAGAATCATGCCAACACGACTAATCCAGCTTTGGCAAacatgaaagaaaaaacaCCTATGTGTTTATTGAACGAGTTGGCGAGATTCAATAGAATTCAGCATCAATATAGACTGACCAACGAACAGGGACCGGCGCACAAAAAGAGATTCACGGTGACGCTGAAACTCGGCGAAGAGGAATACGTCGCGGAAGGTCCCAGCATAAAGAAGGCACAACATAGCGCAGCGACCGAAGCGTTAACAAAGACTTGGTACCGTCAGCCTCCGCCTAAACCGACTAAGGCTATGAGAATCGGGCATCTGGGCAAATGTCCAACGGGTTCTG GACATTTACCACCCACCGTCGAATTGAACGCACTAGCGATGAAACGAGGCGAACCGACTGTTTATTCATTTCGACAAGCTCCACCGGCCGCATTGCAGCATCAATTTATGCCGCACGGTTTTGGTAACTTTCCGCGCATGTACAATCCACGACTCACGTATAATCGCGGGGTTCACACGGATCTTCAAGGACTGTATCTCGTCACTTTGAGGGTCGGCGAACGTGAGTTCACGGGTAGAGGCTTGACCGGGCAGGCGGCACGCCATGATGCGGCCAGTAGAGCTTTGGAGCAACTGCGTCAGTTGCCGCTTCCGGAAGAGGTCACGAGTGTCAATAATGCTACCGAGAACGGTGCGCTGAGCGGTATCGACGATCCGAACGCCGAGTTGAAGAGTCCGGTGTCTCTGGTTCACGAGACTGCTCTGAAGCGCGGATTGCCGGTCAGCTTTGAAGTGATATCCGAGAGCGGTAAACCTCATATAAGAACCTTCATGACGAGATGCACCGTCGGCGACAAGGTCACTATGGGAGAAGGATCTTCGAAAAAA GTGTCGAAGAAACGAGCTGCCGAGTTAATGTTAGAAGAACTGAAGCGTCTTCCTCCATTACCTGCCACCATACAGAATCGATCGATGCGGGTGAAGCGTAAACCACCGGCGACGAAGAAGAAATCCCGTAATTTAATCAAAGTTTATCAGGAGCCTCGTTCGGAAAGCGAAGCGTCGGAGGAAGTCAATCCGGTTTCTCGATTAGTTCAAATTCAGCAGGCCAAACGGGAGAGAGAGCCGATTTACAATCTGATAGACGAGAAGGGCGCGCCGAGACGCAGAGAATTCGTTATGGAGGTGACGATGGGCCAGCACTCCGCGCAAGGAATCGGACCTAACAAGAAATTGGCGAAAAGAGCCGCGGCCGAGGCTCTTTTGGCGCATTTAGGATACAGCAAGCCGTCGCCGCAACCCGCTAAACCGTCCATAAAGACGGGCGAGAGCGAGAACACGGAATCAAAACCCAGAAAAGTAACGTTTCTCGAGGACGAACAAGTGAACGACACTCAATCTCATTCGGTAGGAG GCACCATAGGTCGCCAGTTGGTACCTGGCCTCTTGCTGGTTGACGGAGGTCAAGAATCTAAACTGGGAAACGGACCCAGCGTACAAATAGTCGCTGAAGAGTTGCGCGGACAACAACAGAATACAGCCGGTGTTTCGCCCAGGGATCAATTGCACTATTTATCTCAGTTATTTCATTTCAGCGTAGAGTTCAGCGATTTCCCCAAG GGGGTGTCTATGAACAAGGAATATCTATCACTCGTGTCGCTAAGCACAGATCCACCGCAAGTTTGTCACGGTAATGGAGCGACAATAGCTCAGAGCCGCGATCAGGCGGCGTTAAGGGCGCTTCGTACTCTCAGTAAATTAGGACTCGACAATGCCTCGAATGCTGCGCAAGTGAAGAAAGACAAAGGTGCGTCAGGTGATGGAATCCACATTAGCATTCaggttaaaaataacattatggACGGAGCTATTGATAAGTAA
- the Rab10 gene encoding ras-related protein Rab-10 isoform X1, whose translation MAKKTYDLLFKLLLIGDSGVGKTCILFRFSDDAFSTTFISTIGIDFKIKTVELRGKKIKLQIWDTAGQERFHTITTSYYRGAMGIMLVYDITNEKTFENIVKWLRNIDEHANEDVEKMILGNKSDMEEKRVVSTEKGEAIAREHGIRFMETSAKANINIDRAFSELAEAILDKTHGKEPQDAPDRVTVDRRVERSSNRCC comes from the exons ATGGCGAAGAAGACGTATGATTTGCTGTTCAAGCTGCTGCTCATCGGCGACTCCGGCGTTGGCAAGACCTGCATATTGTTCCGCTTCTCGGACGATGCTTTCTCTACCACATTTATTTCTACGATAG gtattgattttaaaatcaagACAGTGGAATTAAGAGGAAAGAAAATCAAATTACAGATATG gGATACTGCTGGACAAGAAAGATTTCACACTATTACCACATCGTATTATAGAGGAGCGATGGGAATCATGCTTGTTTATGATATCACCAATGAAAAgacatttgaaaatattgtcaaatggttaagaaatattgatgaa catGCAAATGAAGATGTAGAAAAGATGATATTAGGAAATAAAAGTGATATGGAAGAGAAACGTGTTGTCAGTACCGAAAAAGGAGAGGCG ataGCAAGAGAACATGGTATTAGATTTATGGAGACGTCTGcaaaagcaaatattaatatcgatcGTGCGTTCAGCGAACTAGCGGAAGCAATATTGGACAAAACGCATGGCAAGGAACCACAAGACGCGCCTGACAGAGTGACGGTTGATCGAAGGGTAGAAAGAAGTTCGAATCGGTGTtgctaa
- the Rab10 gene encoding ras-related protein Rab-10 isoform X2, which produces MCIKSIDFKIKTVELRGKKIKLQIWDTAGQERFHTITTSYYRGAMGIMLVYDITNEKTFENIVKWLRNIDEHANEDVEKMILGNKSDMEEKRVVSTEKGEAIAREHGIRFMETSAKANINIDRAFSELAEAILDKTHGKEPQDAPDRVTVDRRVERSSNRCC; this is translated from the exons ATGTGCATAAAAA gtattgattttaaaatcaagACAGTGGAATTAAGAGGAAAGAAAATCAAATTACAGATATG gGATACTGCTGGACAAGAAAGATTTCACACTATTACCACATCGTATTATAGAGGAGCGATGGGAATCATGCTTGTTTATGATATCACCAATGAAAAgacatttgaaaatattgtcaaatggttaagaaatattgatgaa catGCAAATGAAGATGTAGAAAAGATGATATTAGGAAATAAAAGTGATATGGAAGAGAAACGTGTTGTCAGTACCGAAAAAGGAGAGGCG ataGCAAGAGAACATGGTATTAGATTTATGGAGACGTCTGcaaaagcaaatattaatatcgatcGTGCGTTCAGCGAACTAGCGGAAGCAATATTGGACAAAACGCATGGCAAGGAACCACAAGACGCGCCTGACAGAGTGACGGTTGATCGAAGGGTAGAAAGAAGTTCGAATCGGTGTtgctaa
- the Lfg gene encoding protein lifeguard 3 isoform X1: protein MTTWQAPGAGFYPGQQGPYPYPQQNPGYPPPQEGYPYPQQNPGYPPPYSGGVPPGPGFIPPPGAPPYGEAPPPGVGAGFGGVPPIHPGMYGSGYGEDPLQDEVKGFEFNDKTIRNGFIRKVYSILMCQLLITLGMISLFLYHRPTREWVGRHTELFWIAFAVTIVLIICMACCTNVRRKAPMNFIFLFLFTVAEAFLLSIASSTYKSEEVMLAVGITAAVCLGLTLFAFQTKIDFTGLHSVLFVALLVLIIFGIVAMIWPGRTMTLVYAALGALIFSLYLIYDTQMMIGGKHKYSVSPEEYIFAALSLYLDVINIFIYILTIIGASRD from the exons ATGACAACTTGGCAAGCACCTGGGGCAGGGTTCTATCCGGGGCAACAAG GTCCATACCCGTACCCTCAACAAAATCCTGGATATCCGCCACCACAGGAAGGCTACCCATATCCTCAACAAAATCCGGGATATCCACCGCCTTATTCCGGTGGAGTTCCGCCAG GTCCGGGATTTATACCTCCACCAGGTGCACCACCTTACGGTGAGGCACCGCCGCCAGGAGTTGGTGCAGGATTCGGAGGAGTACCACCCATTCATCCAGGAATGTACGGGTCCGGCTACGGAGAAGACCCTCTGCAGGATGAGGTCAAAGGATTTGAGTTTAATGACAAGACTATCAGGAATGGCTTCATCAG gAAAGTGTACAGCATTCTGATGTGCCAATTGCTCATCACACTTGGAATGATTAGTCTATTCCTTTATCATAGACCCACGCGAGAATGGGTCGGAAGACACACAGAATTGTTTTGGATCGCTTTTGCCGTAACTATTGTCTTGATCATATGTATGGCTTGCTGTACCAACGTGAGACGTAAAGCTCCAATGAACTTTATATTCCTATTCTTATTCACTGTGGCAGAGGCTTTTTTACTGTCCATAGCCTCTTCAACTTACAAGTCCGAAGAG gtCATGCTGGCTGTTGGAATTACCGCGGCCGTTTGTCTGGGCTTGACACTATTTGCATTTCAAacgaaaattgattttaccGGATTGCACAGTGTTCTGTTTGTTGCTCTGctcgttttaattattttcggcATAGTCGCGATGATCTGGCCCGGAAGAACGATGACCTTAGTTTACGCCGCATTGGGCGCGCTAATATTCTCTCTGTATCTAATTTACGATACGCAAATGATGATAGGCGGAAAGCACAAGTATTCCGTCTCGCCGGAGGAATATATCTTCGCCGCGTTGAGCCTATATCTAGatgttatcaatatttttatctacattcTAACTATTATCGGTGCTTCGCGAGACTAA
- the Lfg gene encoding protein lifeguard 2 isoform X2 produces the protein MYGSGYGEDPLQDEVKGFEFNDKTIRNGFIRKVYSILMCQLLITLGMISLFLYHRPTREWVGRHTELFWIAFAVTIVLIICMACCTNVRRKAPMNFIFLFLFTVAEAFLLSIASSTYKSEEVMLAVGITAAVCLGLTLFAFQTKIDFTGLHSVLFVALLVLIIFGIVAMIWPGRTMTLVYAALGALIFSLYLIYDTQMMIGGKHKYSVSPEEYIFAALSLYLDVINIFIYILTIIGASRD, from the exons ATGTACGGGTCCGGCTACGGAGAAGACCCTCTGCAGGATGAGGTCAAAGGATTTGAGTTTAATGACAAGACTATCAGGAATGGCTTCATCAG gAAAGTGTACAGCATTCTGATGTGCCAATTGCTCATCACACTTGGAATGATTAGTCTATTCCTTTATCATAGACCCACGCGAGAATGGGTCGGAAGACACACAGAATTGTTTTGGATCGCTTTTGCCGTAACTATTGTCTTGATCATATGTATGGCTTGCTGTACCAACGTGAGACGTAAAGCTCCAATGAACTTTATATTCCTATTCTTATTCACTGTGGCAGAGGCTTTTTTACTGTCCATAGCCTCTTCAACTTACAAGTCCGAAGAG gtCATGCTGGCTGTTGGAATTACCGCGGCCGTTTGTCTGGGCTTGACACTATTTGCATTTCAAacgaaaattgattttaccGGATTGCACAGTGTTCTGTTTGTTGCTCTGctcgttttaattattttcggcATAGTCGCGATGATCTGGCCCGGAAGAACGATGACCTTAGTTTACGCCGCATTGGGCGCGCTAATATTCTCTCTGTATCTAATTTACGATACGCAAATGATGATAGGCGGAAAGCACAAGTATTCCGTCTCGCCGGAGGAATATATCTTCGCCGCGTTGAGCCTATATCTAGatgttatcaatatttttatctacattcTAACTATTATCGGTGCTTCGCGAGACTAA